Within Psychrobacter sp. DAB_AL43B, the genomic segment CGATGGATACCAAATGACATTAAGTCATTCATGATGTCGTATTTTTTGGCGACTGAAGTAAAGACGTCGGCGACACGTGCCTGTTTTTCTGCTTTATTGACAGTCTTATAACCAAAATGCGTTTCTTCATTACCATCAGTATCAGCTGTATGTGGGTTATTGATATCATCACGCTGATTAAAGACCGTTTGTTTTGCTGGTTGTGCGTCGGTTTTTGCTGAGGCGTTCGAAGCGTTATTTAGATTGGCATTTGCTGTACTGGTATTTTGCATAGTCGTTTGTTGGCCTTGTGGCGTTCCTGTTGGTAAATCTTGAACTTGCGTGAAGTCATTATTGTTAACATTGTCACTGCTGTTTTGTGCATTGGCTTGTAGCAATGGATTTGTACCAGTATTTTGACGTGCTTTTACTTGAGCGGTGATATCTTGATTATCGGTAATGCTATCACTGACCAATTTATCCTGTAAGTGACCGTTGGTAGTAGTATTGACATTAGCATTAGGTTTTTGATCAGTCATTGCATTGTCCTATTATTGGTTTTTATGCTTGTTTTTTGGCCATGTTTATTCATATAAAGTGTGCCGTTAGCCACTTATACGATAAATCCTATCATACACCAAACGTTGCTGGCTTACCGCCATTATCCGTGGCATGAACTTCATCAATAATTTGTAGCTCACGCTCACAAAACGGTTCGATAAAGCTGCTCACACTACTGAGTGGCTTCATCGCTTTAAAGCCTGCATCAATAAAGTCGTAAAGCGGTTGATAACCATGACGATAAGCTGCACCTTTTGCTATTGCAAAGGCTTTTTTTAGCATAAATGAGTTGAGATGCTTATCGGTGCGATAACAGACTTCTTTAAGATTATTAATTTGGACTCGGCGCTCATTGGCTTCATCGACAGCGCGGTAAGCGGTGAGCATATTTTCTTCATTGACCGGTAGGTCTTGAGCAAGTAACCATTGAGCCAAATGCAAATCGAGCTCAATCGCCAATATAGAGGCTTGAATACCCATGCTTCCTGCTTCTAAAGCCGACTCTTTGGCAAGGCGTTCAAGTTTTTTAGCCTTAGGAAGAATACGACCCAATTGTTCTGCTAATATTTTGAATTCATCGCCACCGTAGAGCTGGGTCAAAAAGTAATCTGCCATCGGTTTGTTTTTTGGTTGTTCAAATAGCGCGCTATGCGTCTGCTTGATACGTGCTTGTTGCCATGATTGCACCTCTTTGAGCTTGGTGT encodes:
- a CDS encoding FFLEELY motif protein, which encodes MSALANLQQHLNRFWALPHHNDAALNTKLKEVQSWQQARIKQTHSALFEQPKNKPMADYFLTQLYGGDEFKILAEQLGRILPKAKKLERLAKESALEAGSMGIQASILAIELDLHLAQWLLAQDLPVNEENMLTAYRAVDEANERRVQINNLKEVCYRTDKHLNSFMLKKAFAIAKGAAYRHGYQPLYDFIDAGFKAMKPLSSVSSFIEPFCERELQIIDEVHATDNGGKPATFGV